The genomic region CCACATCCATACGAACCGGCGTCTCTCTCGCGGGCTCAAGAATAGTCTTTACTTCTCCCATGTCGAATTATAAATAATATTTTAAATCTTTTAATTACGCTTCTATAGCTGCTTGATGCTCTTCCGGCTTCTCTTTCTTAACCATCGTCCACAGAATCAAAACAGCAATTGGATGCATAAAGGCCATTGCAATAAAGATGGTTCCAGCACCCAATGAACCCATCATTTGACCTACGAAATAGTTGAACAATACAGCACCTAATGCGCCAAATCCTCCTGCGATCCCCAGTACCGAAGCCACGTTCTTCACCGGAAATGCTTCAGCAATTACTACACTGATAGTAAACAACCAGCTTAAACAAGCTACCGCCACCAACGCAAAGATAAAGATCGTCAAATAAGGACTCGTTACATAGGTTGTTAAACAACACAAAGGAGCCAACACCGCGATACTGCTCAACATAATCTTACGAGCAAGCAACGGTTCCTTACCATTTCTCACCATCTTATCAGACCATGCAGACGTTCCAATTGCACCGATATCAGCAACTAAGAACGGTATCCAGCCGAACATGCCAATCTGAGCTAATGTCAACCCACTTTCCTCCTGCAGATAGCCAGGCAACCAGAATAAACAGAAATACCAAACCGGATCACTAACAAAACGGATAAGCAAGATACCCCATAAGGTCTTTCTGCTCCATAACTGACCCCAAGTGAAGGCTGTTTCTTCCTTTTGATCGACCTGCGCACCTGTAGCCTCCGCTCTGATTTCCGCAGGCGGCTCCGTATAGATTAAGAACCAAAGCAACGCAATGATTAATCCGACTACCCCTGCAACGATAAAAACCGTATGAAAATTATAGCGCATTGCTAACCAAGCCACCAATGGAGGCGCAATGATGGCTCCGATCGAACTACCTGCCACACATAAACTATTTGCTGTGGCGCGAAGCTTGCCGGAAAACCAAACGGTTACTACCTTTAGTTGTGCCGGAAAATTAGTAGGCTCTGCCGCTCCCAACATCCCTCTAAAAAATAAGAAAGAACCGAACGTTCTCGAGAAGCCGCCACCCAAACAAGCGATCGACCATCCCAAGATACCGCCAAGCATCACCTTGCGCTCGCCAAACTTATCAACAAGCCATCCGGACACAGGATACATCAGCGCGTAGAATACGGTAAAAACATTCAACACCAACGCATAACCATCATCTCCCAAATCAAACTCCTCCTTCAGCATAGGTTTCAATATCGAAACTATCTGACGATCATAGTAGTTAAAGACGATAGCCAGAAAGATGACGAATATGATAAACCAACGACGTTTGTGAGCTGGAATCGGCAGTATAAATTTTGACATAAGGTATTTTGGTTATTGCTGAATCTAAATCTAACAAGTCAAATGTAGAAAAAAAGATTAGAAATAAAACATTTTTAA from Sphingobacterium sp. BN32 harbors:
- a CDS encoding MFS transporter; translation: MSKFILPIPAHKRRWFIIFVIFLAIVFNYYDRQIVSILKPMLKEEFDLGDDGYALVLNVFTVFYALMYPVSGWLVDKFGERKVMLGGILGWSIACLGGGFSRTFGSFLFFRGMLGAAEPTNFPAQLKVVTVWFSGKLRATANSLCVAGSSIGAIIAPPLVAWLAMRYNFHTVFIVAGVVGLIIALLWFLIYTEPPAEIRAEATGAQVDQKEETAFTWGQLWSRKTLWGILLIRFVSDPVWYFCLFWLPGYLQEESGLTLAQIGMFGWIPFLVADIGAIGTSAWSDKMVRNGKEPLLARKIMLSSIAVLAPLCCLTTYVTSPYLTIFIFALVAVACLSWLFTISVVIAEAFPVKNVASVLGIAGGFGALGAVLFNYFVGQMMGSLGAGTIFIAMAFMHPIAVLILWTMVKKEKPEEHQAAIEA